The genomic window TTCCGAGTACCCGCCTTTAAAGTGGGAGCAAAACAAAGAACTAACGCTATAAATAGAAAAGAAAGCAAATATCAATACAACCAGCCCACAGCCAACAGCTCACAAAGCTTTTTAACAAACATAGCTCATCACAAACTGTCAGCTGTGAACTGTAGACTGTAGGCTGTTAGCTGTTATCTGTTATCTATCAACCAACATTATTCAACACCCATGCCACCGCAATTACCTGCGGTACAGTAAACAGCGGTAAGTACAACGCCATCTTCCACGATTTAGTGGTGTCTTTTATTACCATTATTTCTGTGTAATCTGTGGATACACCCGTCATAAGAAATGCAAAGCTATTGCCCGGTGCACCTGCGCGGGTGAGTAGGTCGGCAGCGATTGGGGTGGAGCCTTCTGAGCACACTTCTATTATTGTTGCGGCAATAATTGTTAAGCCTAAGCCAATTAAACTTGGGCCGAAGTAGGTGCCGAAATGTTCGGGCGATACAAACGCGCGAATGGCGCTTGCCAACAGCACGCCAAAAAATATCCAGCGCAGCACCATGCGCGACTCGACAACACTGCCTACCAATATTTCTTTTATCCAAGTGGGTGTAATTTTTATTGCGCTTAATTGCTTTTTGGCTTCGGGGAAAAATTTAAAATCTTCTGGTAAGTCTTCTTGATTGGGGTTCGCAGGTAACACACCTTTTGCTACGCAGTGATCAAATATCACGCCCACAATAATGGCGACGATGGCCGACAACACAATAAAGGCGAGCGTCCACGGCAAGCCTATTAGTGCCACCAAAATAAAAGTAAGCGATAGCGAATTCCACGGGCTAGCAATAAGGAACGCCATAAGCTGGCCGGCGCTGGCACCGCGTTCATATAGCTTTGCTCCCACCATTAAAATGCCGTGGTTACATAAATCGAGTAATACGCCCGCTGCAGTAGCCCTT from Saccharophagus degradans 2-40 includes these protein-coding regions:
- a CDS encoding permease, coding for MSSCCGTPEPKPSCSENEASAAASSSCCGPAPSQGGSCSTAKGRPDWMLWGSLFLCALLYVQGLFLEQLTPAYAWYQHLATGVFELMNTMWWGLLLGLLMVAVLVKVPREFVMSILGTRSGFVGILRATAAGVLLDLCNHGILMVGAKLYERGASAGQLMAFLIASPWNSLSLTFILVALIGLPWTLAFIVLSAIVAIIVGVIFDHCVAKGVLPANPNQEDLPEDFKFFPEAKKQLSAIKITPTWIKEILVGSVVESRMVLRWIFFGVLLASAIRAFVSPEHFGTYFGPSLIGLGLTIIAATIIEVCSEGSTPIAADLLTRAGAPGNSFAFLMTGVSTDYTEIMVIKDTTKSWKMALYLPLFTVPQVIAVAWVLNNVG